In one window of Desulfonatronum thioautotrophicum DNA:
- the mqnE gene encoding aminofutalosine synthase MqnE — protein MDSALNLACVTQSKTHVPSALDDIVEKAANTERLTPDEALMLAQKADIHVLGRLALHRRTALHGQNAYFVFNQHLNYTNICQNACRFCAFSRRVGDKDGYTMTVDEAVQHVRSRKDEPVREIHIVGGLNPELPYQYYLDLVSAVKQARPLASVKAFTAVEVVFLAERGGISPRRVLADLRKAGLDALPGGGAEVFAPALRARLCPEKVSGQQWLDIHALAHELGIPSNATMLFGHIETWADRLEHLLALRELQDRTEGFLCFIPLPYQPHHNDLGAKGPDGLDTMRMLAISRIFLDNVRHLKAYWIMTGIKAAQMGLWYGADDLDGTIVEERIGHAAGANTPKGMTREQIVQVISQAGFQPVERNSHFEAVKPAQPSST, from the coding sequence GTGGATAGCGCACTGAACTTGGCCTGCGTAACGCAGTCCAAGACGCATGTTCCCAGCGCACTTGACGACATCGTCGAAAAAGCGGCCAATACCGAACGACTCACCCCGGATGAGGCTCTCATGTTGGCTCAGAAAGCCGACATCCACGTCCTGGGGCGGCTGGCCCTCCATAGGCGCACGGCCCTCCATGGCCAAAACGCCTACTTTGTCTTCAACCAGCACCTCAATTATACGAATATCTGCCAAAACGCCTGTCGGTTCTGCGCCTTCAGCCGCCGCGTCGGGGACAAGGACGGCTATACAATGACCGTGGACGAGGCCGTGCAACACGTTCGTTCCCGGAAAGACGAGCCCGTCCGGGAGATTCACATCGTCGGCGGATTGAACCCGGAATTACCCTACCAATACTACCTGGACCTGGTCAGTGCCGTAAAACAGGCCCGGCCACTCGCCTCGGTCAAGGCCTTCACCGCGGTGGAGGTGGTCTTTCTGGCCGAACGCGGCGGTATTTCCCCGCGGCGCGTGTTAGCGGATCTGCGAAAGGCCGGTCTGGATGCCTTGCCCGGGGGAGGAGCTGAAGTCTTTGCACCGGCCTTGCGCGCCCGGCTCTGCCCGGAAAAAGTCTCCGGCCAGCAATGGCTGGATATCCATGCCTTGGCCCATGAACTGGGCATACCATCCAATGCCACCATGCTCTTCGGACACATTGAAACCTGGGCTGACCGCCTGGAACATCTCCTGGCCCTGCGTGAGCTCCAGGACCGAACCGAGGGTTTTTTGTGTTTCATCCCCCTGCCCTATCAACCCCACCATAACGATCTGGGCGCCAAAGGACCGGACGGCCTGGACACGATGAGAATGCTGGCCATCTCGCGAATCTTCCTGGACAATGTTCGGCACCTGAAAGCCTACTGGATTATGACCGGGATCAAGGCAGCCCAGATGGGTCTGTGGTACGGGGCGGACGACCTCGACGGCACCATCGTGGAGGAGCGCATCGGACACGCTGCCGGAGCCAACACTCCCAAGGGCATGACCCGAGAGCAAATCGTTCAGGTGATTTCCCAGGCCGGGTTCCAACCGGTGGAGAGAAACAGCCACTTCGAGGCCGTCAAGCCGGCCCAGCCCTCATCAACATAA
- the sppA gene encoding signal peptide peptidase SppA, with the protein MFTAVALFSGAMAVWRSYAEKHPGSMLAFSSPKIGVVHVEGMILDPTDTLNWIRRLREDPTVPAVLVRINSPGGVVGPSQELLLGLQRLAERKPVVVSMGAVAASGGYYVAVGGHQIVANPGTLTGSIGVRMELTNLQGLMEKLGIRRDSLTSGTFKTTGSPFEELTPEEREYLQSVVMDMHDQFVRDIAQGRDMPIDAVEAIADGRIMTGRQAFELGLVDALGGQEEALDLLRSIAEIDHRVELIEDPRRDRSLWRRVLGSVEEELSLQRSRWGAMLGSPWGPMWIAH; encoded by the coding sequence ATGTTCACGGCCGTGGCCCTGTTTTCCGGGGCCATGGCCGTTTGGCGTTCCTACGCCGAAAAGCATCCCGGATCGATGCTGGCTTTTTCCAGTCCCAAGATCGGCGTCGTCCACGTGGAGGGGATGATCCTGGATCCCACGGATACCCTGAACTGGATTCGTCGTCTGCGGGAGGATCCCACGGTTCCGGCCGTCCTGGTTCGGATCAATTCTCCCGGAGGGGTTGTCGGCCCTTCTCAGGAGTTGCTCCTCGGCCTGCAACGCCTGGCCGAGCGCAAGCCGGTCGTGGTCTCCATGGGTGCCGTGGCCGCTTCCGGCGGGTACTACGTGGCTGTCGGCGGACATCAGATCGTGGCCAACCCCGGCACGCTCACCGGAAGTATCGGCGTCAGAATGGAATTGACCAACCTCCAAGGATTGATGGAAAAACTTGGCATCCGCAGGGACTCCCTGACCAGCGGGACGTTCAAGACCACGGGGTCGCCCTTTGAGGAGCTCACTCCCGAGGAACGGGAATACCTGCAGTCCGTGGTCATGGACATGCACGACCAATTCGTGCGGGACATTGCCCAAGGACGAGACATGCCCATTGACGCTGTGGAGGCGATTGCCGACGGCCGGATCATGACCGGTCGACAAGCCTTTGAACTCGGCCTTGTGGATGCCTTGGGCGGCCAGGAAGAGGCCCTTGATCTCCTGCGCTCCATCGCTGAGATCGACCACCGGGTCGAACTGATCGAGGACCCGAGGCGGGACCGATCCCTTTGGAGGCGAGTTCTCGGGTCGGTGGAGGAAGAGCTGAGCCTGCAACGTTCCCGGTGGGGAGCTATGCTGGGCTCGCCGTGGGGGCCGATGTGGATAGCGCACTGA
- a CDS encoding 30S ribosomal protein S1, producing the protein MTNTTDETQDQFDQEMELNFEAELEQYLNDDFGDVEEGCIVQGEVVKIGGDHILVDVNFKSEGQIPASEFKDQDGCLAIKMGDKIDVYVIKKNEGEGSILLSREKAKRMQLFDKLEGILESNEVITGTITKRIKGGYHVDVDGVEAFLPGSHVDLRPVPDMDALVGQDFEFRVLKVNRRRSNVIVSRRVLLEEERDSMRQSLLQNIEEGQKIQGKVKNITDYGVFVDLGGLDGLLHITDMAWKRIRHPKEMVQIGDDLELMVLNFDKENQKVSLGLKQLVPDPWTNIAAKFPEDTRLTGKVTNLVDYGAFVELEPGVEGLVHISEMSWTRKLRHPSQMVRVGDPVDVIVLGVDQEKKRISLGMKQVAPNPWDVVGEKYPDGTVLEGTIKNITEFGMFVGIEDGIDGLIHVSDISWTKKVRHPSEIFKVGDVVQAKVLTVDKDSEKFTLGIKQLTEDPWSLVPQRYPVGSTVSGTVTNITDFGLFIEVEEGIEGLVHVSEVSRKKIKKPSELFQEGQVIQARVIHVSADERRLGLSIKALEEDELKKGREFHGNIGASTQAASTNLGDLIRQNIEDGTPED; encoded by the coding sequence ATGACCAACACAACAGACGAGACGCAAGATCAGTTCGACCAGGAGATGGAACTCAACTTCGAGGCTGAGCTGGAACAGTATTTAAATGACGATTTCGGCGATGTCGAAGAAGGTTGCATCGTACAGGGAGAAGTCGTCAAAATCGGCGGAGATCACATCCTCGTGGATGTGAACTTTAAGTCCGAAGGACAGATTCCTGCCTCGGAATTCAAGGACCAGGACGGCTGTCTCGCGATCAAGATGGGCGACAAGATCGACGTCTACGTGATCAAGAAAAATGAGGGAGAGGGGTCAATCCTCCTATCCAGGGAAAAAGCCAAGCGGATGCAGTTGTTCGACAAGCTGGAAGGCATCCTGGAGTCCAACGAAGTCATCACCGGAACGATCACCAAACGCATCAAGGGCGGCTACCATGTGGACGTTGACGGCGTTGAGGCATTTTTGCCCGGCTCCCATGTGGATCTGCGACCGGTGCCGGACATGGACGCCCTTGTCGGGCAGGATTTTGAATTCCGGGTTCTGAAGGTCAACCGTCGACGCAGCAACGTCATCGTGTCCAGGCGTGTTCTTCTTGAGGAAGAGCGCGACAGCATGCGGCAATCCTTGCTCCAGAACATCGAGGAAGGCCAAAAGATCCAAGGCAAGGTCAAAAACATCACTGACTACGGCGTGTTCGTTGACCTCGGCGGCCTGGATGGTCTCTTGCACATCACGGACATGGCCTGGAAGCGTATCCGTCACCCCAAGGAGATGGTCCAGATCGGCGACGATCTGGAGTTGATGGTCCTCAATTTTGACAAGGAGAACCAGAAAGTATCCCTGGGACTGAAACAACTGGTTCCTGATCCCTGGACCAATATTGCCGCCAAGTTCCCCGAAGACACCCGTCTGACCGGCAAGGTCACCAACCTTGTTGATTATGGAGCGTTCGTGGAGTTGGAGCCCGGCGTGGAAGGCCTGGTTCATATTTCGGAAATGTCCTGGACCCGAAAGCTGCGGCACCCGTCCCAGATGGTCCGGGTCGGAGACCCGGTGGATGTCATTGTCCTGGGAGTGGACCAGGAAAAGAAACGCATCTCCCTTGGCATGAAGCAGGTTGCTCCCAATCCGTGGGATGTGGTTGGCGAAAAGTATCCCGATGGCACGGTCCTCGAAGGCACCATCAAGAACATCACGGAATTCGGCATGTTCGTGGGCATTGAAGATGGCATCGACGGGCTGATTCACGTCTCTGACATTTCGTGGACCAAAAAAGTCCGGCATCCCAGTGAAATTTTCAAGGTCGGCGACGTGGTCCAGGCCAAGGTGCTCACCGTGGACAAGGACAGCGAGAAATTCACCTTGGGCATCAAACAGCTCACCGAAGATCCGTGGTCCCTGGTTCCCCAGCGGTACCCCGTGGGCTCCACGGTTTCCGGCACGGTGACGAACATCACGGATTTTGGCCTGTTCATTGAAGTCGAGGAAGGCATTGAAGGCCTGGTGCACGTCTCAGAGGTCAGCCGTAAGAAGATCAAGAAGCCCAGCGAATTGTTCCAGGAAGGCCAAGTCATTCAGGCCAGGGTCATTCACGTCAGTGCGGACGAACGCCGCCTGGGGCTGTCCATCAAGGCCCTGGAGGAAGACGAATTGAAGAAAGGCCGGGAGTTTCATGGCAACATCGGGGCCTCCACCCAGGCCGCGAGCACCAACTTGGGCGATTTGATCCGGCAAAATATTGAGGATGGAACACCAGAAGACTAA
- the rimO gene encoding 30S ribosomal protein S12 methylthiotransferase RimO: MSSHTLNHVSTSSDPTGLGVWCVSLGCPKNRVDTERMLGSLGPMHPVEDIHKARIILINTCGFIAPAVQESTRIILETADAVANLQPKPLLVVAGCLVSRFGSDLRQAVPEVDLWLDISEEDQLGFRLTELGLVDHCAATSARVLSTKPVYAYLKIGEGCNHRCHFCTIPSIRGPLRSLPPEQIIEEARFLLDQNIHELVLVAQDLTAYGRDLNLRHGLETLLGGLSKLSGLHWLRLMYLYPAGLTPRLLGFLADLGPPLLPYFDIPLQHAHPDILQAMGRPFARDPRLVVDRLRKHFPDAALRSSLIVGYPGERPHHFKKLYEFVAEIRFHNLGVFTYCPEQGTRSAALPDQVGTKTKSRRRDRLMELQAGISADILAGYQDQEMDVFVERASQEWPGLYEGRVWFQAPEVDGITYISGATIRPGDRVHAEITETTTYDLVALADT; the protein is encoded by the coding sequence ATGTCCAGCCATACCCTTAATCATGTTTCAACTTCAAGCGACCCTACGGGCCTGGGTGTCTGGTGCGTCAGTTTAGGATGCCCGAAAAATCGCGTGGACACGGAGCGCATGCTTGGCTCCCTTGGACCCATGCATCCCGTGGAAGATATCCACAAAGCCCGGATCATCCTGATCAATACGTGTGGATTCATCGCTCCCGCGGTCCAGGAGTCCACGCGGATCATTCTGGAAACCGCCGATGCTGTGGCCAACCTCCAGCCCAAGCCCTTGCTGGTGGTTGCAGGTTGTCTCGTATCCCGGTTCGGATCAGATTTACGGCAGGCTGTTCCCGAGGTGGATCTCTGGCTGGACATTTCCGAGGAGGATCAGCTGGGTTTCCGACTGACCGAATTGGGCCTTGTCGACCATTGCGCGGCAACCTCCGCCCGGGTGCTCAGCACCAAGCCGGTCTACGCCTACCTGAAAATCGGCGAAGGCTGCAATCACCGATGCCATTTCTGTACCATCCCCTCCATCCGTGGACCATTGCGCAGCCTGCCACCGGAACAGATCATCGAAGAAGCCCGATTCCTGTTGGATCAAAATATCCACGAACTGGTTCTGGTGGCTCAGGACCTGACCGCCTACGGACGCGATCTAAACCTGCGCCACGGTCTGGAAACTCTGCTGGGCGGTCTGAGCAAGTTGTCCGGGTTGCATTGGTTGCGGCTGATGTACCTCTATCCGGCCGGTCTGACGCCCAGGCTGCTAGGCTTTCTGGCGGATCTTGGCCCGCCGCTTTTGCCCTATTTCGACATTCCGCTGCAACACGCCCATCCGGACATACTCCAGGCCATGGGACGGCCCTTTGCCAGGGATCCTCGCCTGGTTGTGGATCGTCTTCGCAAACACTTTCCAGACGCGGCCCTGCGTTCCAGCCTGATCGTCGGATATCCTGGAGAACGCCCCCACCACTTCAAAAAATTATACGAATTCGTCGCCGAGATCCGCTTCCATAACCTGGGAGTTTTCACCTACTGTCCGGAGCAGGGAACCAGGTCCGCTGCGCTGCCCGACCAGGTTGGGACGAAAACCAAATCCAGACGGAGGGACCGACTGATGGAGTTGCAGGCCGGCATCAGCGCCGACATTCTCGCAGGATATCAGGATCAGGAAATGGACGTTTTCGTGGAACGCGCCAGTCAAGAATGGCCCGGACTTTACGAAGGCCGGGTCTGGTTCCAGGCCCCGGAGGTTGACGGGATCACCTACATCAGTGGAGCGACCATTCGTCCCGGTGATCGGGTCCACGCCGAAATAACCGAAACCACGACCTATGATCTGGTGGCATTGGCGGATACATAA
- a CDS encoding two-component system sensor histidine kinase NtrB, whose amino-acid sequence MQQPRRHRDVVRALGAIEGDFRVGLACPLGESQPANDEGIAAILAVIVELTNRFGMEGCLPRMRLTACSGTIPSAHLQGLTERGVSRFSDVPAMLMAHPEINLVIALTDSPELLAELRRSVPVSVTLLDRPATVFLCCLLELAKASGRCEIDLRGSRNLLARIVDELPDDIFFLDAQGQILDVNRQACERHGLNKEALLHRSSSEVPAGPDQVSCDSESLDGPVLATLTHGRESEALQTWVDDQGRVHYYQVTTYPVFNDEGQLERVVEVRRDVTLRTEMEKRLQQAEKLAAIGELSTYIAHEIRNPLFAIGGFANSLLRSRELSENSRDKVRIILEESKRLDRILKSIINFARPTASEVTEVDINQIVSDTIGVLGIGCEERGVVVDMHLEKELPKAQANVELLKQCLINLVKNALEAMSGGGRLMVTTAMERQQVRISIEDTGHGIPLDLQDKIFNPFFTTKQTGSGAGLGLAMTKKIIRDLGGDLILTSRPDKGTRVDVYLQPAAAMEEKARNRPEP is encoded by the coding sequence ATGCAGCAGCCCAGAAGGCACAGGGACGTTGTCCGCGCTTTGGGAGCGATTGAAGGCGACTTCAGGGTCGGGCTGGCTTGTCCGCTGGGTGAATCGCAGCCGGCGAACGATGAGGGGATTGCCGCGATCCTTGCCGTGATCGTGGAACTGACAAATCGCTTCGGGATGGAGGGCTGCCTGCCCCGAATGCGTCTGACAGCCTGTTCCGGGACCATTCCAAGTGCGCATCTCCAGGGTCTGACGGAGCGAGGCGTGTCTCGGTTTTCCGATGTTCCGGCCATGTTGATGGCCCATCCGGAAATCAATCTGGTCATTGCATTGACAGACAGTCCGGAGCTTTTGGCTGAGCTCAGGCGCTCCGTGCCCGTCTCCGTTACGCTGTTGGATCGGCCTGCTACGGTTTTTTTGTGCTGTCTTTTGGAGCTGGCCAAGGCTTCAGGCCGGTGCGAAATCGATTTGCGAGGCAGCCGGAATCTGCTGGCCAGGATTGTCGACGAGCTGCCGGATGATATTTTTTTTCTGGACGCCCAGGGGCAAATACTGGACGTGAACCGGCAAGCTTGCGAACGCCACGGTCTGAACAAGGAGGCTCTGCTGCATCGGTCCAGCAGTGAGGTGCCCGCAGGGCCTGACCAGGTTTCCTGCGACTCGGAGTCACTGGACGGGCCTGTCCTCGCGACGTTGACGCATGGGCGGGAATCCGAGGCCTTGCAGACCTGGGTGGATGACCAGGGTCGGGTCCATTATTACCAGGTCACCACGTATCCTGTTTTCAACGACGAGGGCCAGTTGGAGCGGGTCGTCGAGGTCCGCCGGGACGTGACCTTACGCACGGAGATGGAAAAGCGGTTGCAACAAGCTGAAAAACTGGCCGCCATCGGTGAACTCTCCACATACATCGCCCATGAAATTCGCAATCCGTTGTTTGCCATCGGCGGCTTTGCCAATTCTTTGCTGCGGTCCAGGGAGTTGAGTGAGAACAGTCGCGACAAGGTTCGGATCATTCTGGAGGAGTCCAAGCGGCTGGATCGCATCCTGAAGAGCATTATCAACTTCGCCCGGCCTACAGCCTCGGAGGTGACCGAGGTGGATATCAACCAGATTGTCTCCGATACCATAGGGGTACTTGGGATCGGTTGCGAGGAGCGCGGCGTGGTCGTGGATATGCACCTGGAAAAGGAGTTGCCCAAGGCCCAGGCAAACGTCGAGTTGCTCAAGCAGTGTTTGATCAATCTGGTGAAGAATGCCCTGGAAGCCATGTCTGGTGGAGGTCGGTTGATGGTGACCACGGCCATGGAGCGACAGCAGGTGCGGATCTCCATTGAAGACACGGGGCACGGCATTCCTCTGGATTTGCAGGACAAGATTTTCAACCCTTTTTTCACCACCAAGCAGACCGGTTCCGGGGCCGGCCTGGGTCTGGCCATGACCAAGAAAATCATTCGCGACCTGGGCGGAGATCTCATTTTGACCAGTCGGCCGGACAAGGGCACTCGGGTTGATGTCTATCTGCAACCCGCCGCGGCCATGGAGGAGAAGGCCCGGAACCGCCCGGAACCGTAA
- a CDS encoding PAS domain-containing sensor histidine kinase encodes MDQDHDASLHAALSKARAENARLRALRQDDLRELERLRGSRDNLRALFHHAPDAVFICGMDERIINLNDRAMELFKASRAELAAMHLHRDLLRPNSPLGKFQEICSRLSTGETIAFQWVARRPKDGKLFPVEIILGKTVWDRQDAVMITLQDITHIRQIKNQLRRRRKLLAVILDGTPIATFVIDTDHRVIFWNKACELLTGVPKNRCLGKPVDSRIFYPGESRPVLADLVLTMDQEKIQSLYHKKNLSASAFIPEAFEASDQLTIQGVPRSIYFLAARCRDEHGDIIGAIETIQDITERTQAETELRASKRLLTEVTANIPGVVYQYQAVGQGRSRFTFISAGIWNLFGLPPEHTIREPELFFDRVDPEVRKQFSTSLACTDPPEHVVEFEFSMSSKEEEGAVRWFKNSALASKKSDGTVIWNGMLMDITEIKRIEQLRADVERMVRHDLKSPLTGIGGLARVLLQADLPVRQREIAATIYESAMKLLHMISHSMALFKMEEGTYELRPETFDLSELLHGLHEEFQPTAKSKSLSFVLLADDSPLAQSEPYMVSGEALLLESLLANLIQNAVDAAPERTEITITLRSPKTLRTNAHEIDIHNFGVIPEKIRDTFFERYVTCGKEHGMGIGTYSAMLIAKTHGGTIRFTTSETEGTHVIVVLPAVPPK; translated from the coding sequence ATGGACCAAGATCACGACGCTTCCCTTCATGCAGCGCTAAGCAAAGCCCGCGCGGAAAACGCCCGCTTGCGGGCTCTGCGCCAGGACGATCTGCGCGAACTTGAACGGTTGCGTGGGTCGCGGGACAACCTGCGCGCCCTGTTCCACCATGCTCCGGATGCCGTCTTCATCTGCGGGATGGATGAGCGGATCATCAATCTGAACGATCGGGCCATGGAACTTTTCAAGGCTTCCCGCGCTGAGCTGGCCGCCATGCATTTGCATAGAGACCTGCTCCGCCCAAACAGTCCACTGGGAAAATTCCAGGAAATTTGTTCACGATTGTCCACCGGAGAGACCATCGCGTTTCAGTGGGTGGCCAGACGACCCAAGGACGGCAAGCTTTTTCCCGTGGAGATTATTTTGGGAAAAACCGTCTGGGACCGGCAAGATGCCGTGATGATTACCCTGCAGGATATCACCCATATCCGTCAGATCAAGAACCAATTGCGTCGTCGTCGCAAGCTGTTGGCCGTCATTCTGGATGGCACACCGATTGCCACTTTTGTTATTGACACGGACCACCGGGTCATCTTCTGGAACAAGGCCTGCGAACTCCTAACCGGGGTTCCGAAAAACCGCTGTCTGGGCAAACCCGTGGACTCAAGAATTTTTTACCCAGGTGAGTCCCGACCGGTTCTGGCAGACCTGGTCTTGACCATGGATCAAGAAAAAATCCAATCACTTTACCACAAAAAGAACCTTTCGGCCAGCGCCTTCATTCCGGAAGCTTTTGAGGCCTCTGACCAACTGACAATTCAGGGCGTTCCCCGCTCTATTTATTTCCTGGCCGCTCGCTGTCGGGACGAACACGGGGATATCATCGGAGCCATCGAGACCATCCAGGACATTACAGAGCGCACCCAGGCCGAAACAGAACTGAGGGCAAGTAAACGCCTACTGACGGAGGTCACCGCAAATATCCCTGGAGTCGTCTATCAATACCAAGCGGTTGGGCAGGGTCGCAGCCGGTTTACCTTTATCAGCGCCGGCATCTGGAATCTCTTTGGACTGCCCCCGGAACATACCATCCGGGAGCCGGAGCTGTTTTTTGATCGCGTCGACCCGGAAGTCCGAAAACAGTTCTCCACCTCCCTGGCCTGCACCGACCCCCCCGAACATGTTGTGGAATTTGAATTTTCCATGAGCAGCAAGGAGGAAGAAGGCGCGGTGCGCTGGTTCAAGAACAGTGCCCTGGCCTCGAAAAAATCGGACGGGACAGTGATCTGGAACGGCATGCTCATGGATATCACGGAAATCAAACGCATTGAGCAGTTGCGCGCGGATGTGGAGCGCATGGTCCGTCACGACCTGAAATCACCGTTAACCGGCATCGGCGGGTTGGCCAGAGTCCTGTTGCAGGCGGACCTTCCCGTCCGTCAGCGGGAAATCGCAGCCACGATCTACGAGAGCGCCATGAAGCTCCTGCACATGATCAGCCATTCCATGGCCTTGTTCAAAATGGAGGAAGGGACCTATGAACTCCGGCCGGAAACCTTTGATCTGTCCGAACTGCTCCATGGCTTGCATGAGGAATTTCAACCGACTGCCAAGTCCAAATCCCTGAGTTTCGTTCTTCTGGCGGATGACAGCCCCCTGGCTCAAAGCGAACCGTACATGGTCTCCGGAGAAGCCCTTCTGTTGGAATCCCTGCTGGCCAATTTAATTCAAAACGCCGTGGACGCCGCACCGGAACGTACCGAGATCACCATTACCCTGCGCTCCCCCAAAACCCTGCGCACCAATGCGCATGAAATCGACATCCATAATTTTGGCGTGATTCCGGAAAAAATCCGCGACACCTTTTTTGAACGCTACGTAACCTGCGGCAAGGAGCATGGCATGGGTATCGGTACCTATAGTGCGATGCTCATCGCCAAAACCCACGGTGGAACGATCCGCTTCACCACCTCCGAGACAGAGGGCACCCATGTGATCGTCGTGTTGCCCGCAGTCCCTCCCAAGTAG
- a CDS encoding D-alanyl-D-alanine carboxypeptidase family protein, whose amino-acid sequence MLRRNQLPFALHRLLRNILAAMLLLICTQWVALAAPPREFVPSAAGKAAAYLLLDATSGRILAAHNIDAPRQPASLTKMMTVYVAGQKLNAGTLFLTDQVRVSERAWRMSGSRMFLELHSSVPVAAVLHGIIIQSGNDASVALAEHIAGTEADFVSLMNQTAQELGMTRTTFANATGLPAPGVQTTARDMATLSLALLRDHPYLYSLHAIRHFEHNNISQTNRNRLLHSDPTVDGIKTGYTRAAGYCQTTSAVRDEMRLITVVLGADTVPARTRLNQELLEYGFRHYETHRLHVRGEPLGAIRVWKARQSELPYGLDTDILVTIPRGRLPDLDRRLTLSLAEPVLGPMFRGRQVGTLEISLDGETLAQEKLLTLSSAEPAGFFSAMVDTVRLFLLRTSLF is encoded by the coding sequence ATGCTCCGACGTAACCAACTGCCTTTTGCCCTTCATCGGCTGCTGCGCAACATCCTCGCGGCCATGCTCCTGCTGATCTGCACCCAATGGGTGGCCCTGGCCGCGCCCCCAAGGGAATTCGTTCCCTCCGCCGCCGGCAAAGCCGCGGCCTATCTGCTGCTGGACGCAACCAGCGGTCGTATCCTGGCGGCGCACAACATCGATGCCCCCCGCCAACCAGCCAGCCTGACCAAAATGATGACGGTTTACGTCGCCGGACAAAAGCTGAACGCCGGGACCTTGTTCCTGACCGATCAGGTCCGGGTGAGTGAACGGGCTTGGCGGATGTCCGGTTCTCGAATGTTTCTGGAACTGCATTCCAGCGTGCCGGTTGCGGCCGTGCTGCATGGAATCATCATCCAGTCCGGCAATGACGCGAGTGTTGCCCTGGCCGAGCATATCGCCGGTACCGAAGCTGATTTTGTCTCGTTGATGAACCAAACGGCCCAGGAACTGGGCATGACCCGAACCACCTTTGCCAACGCTACGGGACTGCCGGCCCCCGGCGTTCAGACCACGGCCCGGGACATGGCCACGTTGTCCCTGGCTCTGTTGCGCGACCACCCATATCTGTACAGCCTGCACGCCATTCGCCATTTCGAGCACAACAACATCAGTCAAACCAACCGCAACCGGCTGCTGCACAGCGACCCCACCGTGGACGGCATCAAGACCGGCTATACCAGGGCAGCCGGCTACTGCCAGACAACATCCGCAGTACGCGACGAGATGCGCCTCATCACGGTTGTCCTGGGTGCCGATACAGTACCTGCCCGCACCCGTCTGAACCAGGAACTGCTGGAATACGGCTTTCGCCATTACGAAACCCACCGGCTGCATGTCCGGGGCGAACCACTGGGCGCGATAAGGGTCTGGAAGGCCCGCCAAAGCGAACTGCCCTACGGCCTGGACACGGATATTCTGGTGACCATTCCCCGAGGGCGTCTACCGGACCTGGATCGTCGCCTCACGCTCTCCCTGGCCGAACCCGTGTTGGGCCCGATGTTTCGTGGCCGTCAGGTCGGCACTCTGGAGATCAGCCTGGACGGAGAAACCCTGGCCCAAGAAAAACTGCTCACCCTCTCCAGTGCGGAGCCGGCTGGTTTTTTCAGCGCCATGGTGGACACTGTCCGCCTTTTTCTGCTGCGCACCAGTCTGTTCTGA